The Gambusia affinis linkage group LG11, SWU_Gaff_1.0, whole genome shotgun sequence genome contains a region encoding:
- the zeb2a gene encoding zinc finger E-box-binding homeobox 2a isoform X2, giving the protein MMAQSPRWKRRKQLNPRRKSVLNYDSVLETTSETDEDDQALLRDDSSFTGGAGDDEEAGSPIGVPALEASPRVAHALLSNREPDDSEHRGEDECIDDRSSEYDAVGPEASLQAVEDDAGRRLDSISGLDEFFLKREPEDDDGHQATIAEYLQRSDTAIIYPEAPEEVTRLSTPEAAGQDESEHDMPSSATDDFAQLLTCPYCERGYKRLTSLKEHIKYRHENTEETFTCLLCAETFNQRTQLERHMTTHKPTVDQPPLLSEGAANRKFKCSECGKAFKYKHHLKEHLRIHSGEKPYECSNCKKRFSHSGSYSSHISSKKCIGLVALNGRVRNGNNSKPGSSPNSTTSSPGSPALAHLRQKLENGRLLGLQDQQGQVDIKTEPMDFNDYRLLMASQHGFGGPGVYLNGRSGSPLGIHGSSQNSFQQLGGMGIDLSLLGYAGPLGSSLSEVQKVLQIVDNTVCRQKMDGNPEELSKLRAYMKELGAQMEAQASFQVIGSTSPTKSIIDYTLEKVNEAKNLINDSKMQVDVKKEKPNQSVDLSGEEKFSDGQNQFLTFSCQYCKEIFPGPIPLHQHERYLCKMNEDIKAVLQHPEGSPVGCRGLMTDELSRTERPHSPTNLFKDHMSVLKAYFAMNADPNSEELLKISLAVGLPQELVKDWFSQWKIQNNHMDSLRKKFPTPERGGPDQSLSRSPGSLPVIDLHNGFINTDPTHRLTKINQFTANRQTKGDKPIHPADPLRSNTSSPLNLSSTSSKHSQSSSYTPNSLTSEDAHGDTPLDLSLPKHMAQKRQKPNGFITEHNGEVSVREQGSGSLALVKIKKEVLGSDSGGSSIHQLEKSTSPIFGINPFASGPVYTSLPPHGAFPPPTFISPAQATIPGLRPYAGLDPMSFLPHMAYTYATGAATFAEMQHRRKYQRKASFQGELLDGTADYLSGLDDLTDSDSLLSRKKIKKTESGKRPHQCQICKKAFKHKHHLIEHSRLHSGEKPYQCDKCGKRFSHSGSYSQHMNHRYSYCKREAEEREAAEREAKVGGLAGGLEPTELLMRRAYLQGLGPLGYSDPEEQPEDGGGTILRDGREGGGQEVGGVDNKMYEEVTDGQEASFRNREEEGDSRSQMDSMMDEGGKDSAQLMDTCSREGKTDGTLEQED; this is encoded by the exons TTCTGAACTATGACAGTGTTCTGGAGACAACCTCGGAGACAGATGAGGACGACCAGGCGCTGCTCCGTGATGACAGCAGCTTCACTGGAGGAGCAGGAGATGATGAAGAGGCAGGCAGTCCAATTGGTGTCCCCGCCCTGGAGGCGTCGCCCAGGGTCGCCCACGCCCTGCTGTCCAACCGGGAGCCGGACGACTCAGAGCACCGGGGGGAGGACGAATGTATCG atgATCGCAGCAGCGAGTACGATGCTGTGGGACCTGAGGCCTCTCTGCAGGCGGTGGAAGACGATGCAG GGAGGCGACTGGACAGCATTTCTGGGCTGGATGAGTTCTTCCTGAAACGTGAGCCAGAGGATGACGATGGTCACCAGGCAACCATTGCTGAGTACCTGCAGCGCAGCGACACCGCCATCATTTACCCAGAAGCCCCGGAGGAGGTGACGCGCTTGAGCACGCCCGAGGCTGCCGGTCAGGATGAGAGCGAACATG ATATGCCTTCCAGTGCCACAGATGACTTCGCCCAGCTGCTCACCTGTCCGTACTGCGAGCGCGGCTACAAGCGACTGACGTCTTTGAAGGAGCACATCAAGTATCGACATGAGAACACAGAGGAGACCTTCACCTGCCTGCTGTGTGCAGAAACGTTCAACCAGAGAACCCAGCTGGAGCGGCACATGACCACACACAAACCCACTGTGGACCAG ccaCCGCTGCTCAGTGAGGGAGCTGCAAACCGCAAGTTCAAGTGCAGCGAGTGTGGAAAAGCCTTTAAATACAAGCATCACCTGAAGGAGCATCTCCGTATTCACAGCG GTGAGAAGCCATATGAATGCTCCAACTGCAAGAAGCGCTTCTCCCACTCGGGATCCTACAGTTCCCACATCAGCAGCAAGAAATGCATCGGTCTGGTTGCCCTTAATGGACGAGTACGCAATGGGAACAACAGCAAACCTGGCTCTTCCCCAAACTCCACAACATCCTCACCTGGAAGCCCCGCCTTGGCTCACCTCCGGCAAAAACTAGAGAATGGACGTCTCCTTGGCCTGCAAGACCAGCAAGGTCAGGTGGACATCAAAACCGAGCCAATGGACTTTAATGACTACCGGCTGCTAATGGCTTCACAGCATGGGTTTGGGGGACCAGGCGTCTACTTAAATGGTCGTAGTGGAAGCCCACTGGGTATCCATGGCTCCTCACAAAACTCCTTTCAACAACTGGGTGGCATGGGGATTGATCTCTCTCTGCTAGGATATGCTGGACCTCTCGGGAGCAGCCTAAGTGAGGTACAGAAGGTTCTCCAGATTGTGGACAACACTGTTTGCAggcagaagatggatggaaacCCAGAGGAGCTGTCCAAGCTTAGAGCCTATATGAAGGAGTTGGGTGCCCAGATGGAGGCACAGGCCAGCTTTCAGGTGATTGGCAGCACCAGTCCTACCAAGAGCATCATTGACTACACACTGGAGAAGGTCAATGAGGCTAAGAACCTTATCAATGACTCTAAGATGCAAGTGGATGTTAAGAAAGAGAAACCAAACCAATCAGTTGATCTCAGCGGTGAAGAAAAGTTCTCTGATGGACAAAACCAATTCCTAACATTTTCTTGCCAATACTGCAAGGAGATCTTCCCCGGACCCATCCCACTTCACCAACATGAGCGCTACCTGTGTAAAATGAACGAGGACATCAAAGCAGTCCTCCAGCATCCAGAAGGCAGTCCTGTTGGCTGCAGGGGGCTGATGACTGATGAACTGTCCCGTACTGAGAGGCCCCACAGCCCCACCAACCTTTTCAAGGACCACATGTCAGTGTTAAAGGCTTACTTTGCCATGAATGCTGACCCCAACTCCGAAGAACTGCTCAAGATTTCCCTTGCGGTTGGCCTTCCACAAGAACTGGTAAAAGATTGGTTTTCACAATGGAAAATTCAAAACAACCACATGGACAGTTTGAGGAAAAAGTTCCCGACTCCTGAGCGTGGGGGACCAGACCAGAGCTTGAGTCGGTCTCCAGGGTCCCTTCCTGTTATAGATTTACACAATGGCTTTATTAACACTGATCCCACCCACAGACTCACAAAGATCAATCAGTTTACAGCCAACAGGCAGACAAAGGGGGACAAACCAATTCATCCTGCTGATCCCTTGAGGAGCAACACTTCGTCACCTTTAAACCTGTCTTCCACCTCATCAAAACACTCCCAGAGTAGCTCTTACACTCCAAACAGCCTCACGTCTGAGGATGCCCATGGGGATACTCCTTTAGATTTGTCGCTGCCCAAACACATGGCACAGAAGCGACAAAAGCCAAATGGCTTCATCACCGAGCACAACGGCGAGGTGTCAGTACGTGAACAGGGTTCTGGATCTCTAGCACTGGTCAAGATCAAGAAGGAGGTCTTGGGCTCGGACAGTGGTGGGAGCTCTATCCATCAGCTGGAGAAAAGCACCAGCCCGATTTTTGGCATTAATCCCTTTGCTAGTGGTCCTGTGTACACTTCCTTGCCACCCCATGGGGCTTTTCCTCCACCCACCTTCATAAGTCCTGCTCAGGCCACCATCCCAGGCCTGAGGCCCTACGCCGGTCTTGACCCCATGAGCTTCCTGCCCCACATGGCCTACACCTATGCCACAGGGGCTGCAACGTTTGCAGAAATGCAGCATAGAAGAAAGTACCAACGGAAAGCAAGTTTCCAG GGGGAGCTGCTGGACGGGACGGCGGACTATCTGTCAGGCCTGGACGACCTGACAGACAGCGATTCGCTGCTCTCCAGGAAGAAGATTAAGAAGACTGAAAGTG GTAAACGTCCACATCAGTGTCAGATCTGTAAGAAGGccttcaaacacaaacaccaccTCATCGAGCACTCACGGCTGCACTCAGGGGAGAAACCCTACCAGTGTGACAAGTGTGGGAAGCGTTTCTCCCATTCTGGTTCGTACTCACAGCACATGAACCATCGCTACTCTTACTGCAAGAGGGAGGCCGAGGAGCGCGAGGCGGCCGAGAGGGAGGCTAAGGTGGGAGGGCTGGCTGGAGGTCTGGAGCCCACCGAGTTGCTGATGAGAAGGGCCTATTTGCAAGGCTTGGGGCCTCTCGGATACTCGGATCCCGAGGAACAGCCAGAGGACGGCGGTGGTACCATCTTAAGGGAcggaagagagggaggaggacaGGAGGTGGGAGGAGTGGACAATAAGATGTACGAGGAGGTGACAGATGGACAGGAGGCAAGTTTCAggaacagagaggaggagggtgaCAGCAGGAGCCAGATGGACTCAATGATGGATGAAGGGGGCAAAGACTCAGCACAGCTGATGGACACTTGTTCACGAGAAGGGAAGACAGACGGAACGTTGGAGCAGGAGGACTGA
- the zeb2a gene encoding zinc finger E-box-binding homeobox 2a isoform X1, translated as MMAQSPRWKRRKQLNPRRKSVLNYDSVLETTSETDEDDQALLRDDSSFTGGAGDDEEAGSPIGVPALEASPRVAHALLSNREPDDSEHRGEDECIDDRSSEYDAVGPEASLQAVEDDAGRRLDSISGLDEFFLKREPEDDDGHQATIAEYLQRSDTAIIYPEAPEEVTRLSTPEAAGQDESEHDMPSSATDDFAQLLTCPYCERGYKRLTSLKEHIKYRHENTEETFTCLLCAETFNQRTQLERHMTTHKPTVDQPPLLSEGAANRKFKCSECGKAFKYKHHLKEHLRIHSGEKPYECSNCKKRFSHSGSYSSHISSKKCIGLVALNGRVRNGNNSKPGSSPNSTTSSPGSPALAHLRQKLENGRLLGLQDQQGQVDIKTEPMDFNDYRLLMASQHGFGGPGVYLNGRSGSPLGIHGSSQNSFQQLGGMGIDLSLLGYAGPLGSSLSEVQKVLQIVDNTVCRQKMDGNPEELSKLRAYMKELGAQMEAQASFQVIGSTSPTKSIIDYTLEKVNEAKNLINDSKMQVDVKKEKPNQSVDLSGEEKFSDGQNQFLTFSCQYCKEIFPGPIPLHQHERYLCKMNEDIKAVLQHPEGSPVGCRGLMTDELSRTERPHSPTNLFKDHMSVLKAYFAMNADPNSEELLKISLAVGLPQELVKDWFSQWKIQNNHMDSLRKKFPTPERGGPDQSLSRSPGSLPVIDLHNGFINTDPTHRLTKINQFTANRQTKGDKPIHPADPLRSNTSSPLNLSSTSSKHSQSSSYTPNSLTSEDAHGDTPLDLSLPKHMAQKRQKPNGFITEHNGEVSVREQGSGSLALVKIKKEVLGSDSGGSSIHQLEKSTSPIFGINPFASGPVYTSLPPHGAFPPPTFISPAQATIPGLRPYAGLDPMSFLPHMAYTYATGAATFAEMQHRRKYQRKASFQGELLDGTADYLSGLDDLTDSDSLLSRKKIKKTESGMYACDLCDKTFQKTSSLLRHKYEHTGKRPHQCQICKKAFKHKHHLIEHSRLHSGEKPYQCDKCGKRFSHSGSYSQHMNHRYSYCKREAEEREAAEREAKVGGLAGGLEPTELLMRRAYLQGLGPLGYSDPEEQPEDGGGTILRDGREGGGQEVGGVDNKMYEEVTDGQEASFRNREEEGDSRSQMDSMMDEGGKDSAQLMDTCSREGKTDGTLEQED; from the exons TTCTGAACTATGACAGTGTTCTGGAGACAACCTCGGAGACAGATGAGGACGACCAGGCGCTGCTCCGTGATGACAGCAGCTTCACTGGAGGAGCAGGAGATGATGAAGAGGCAGGCAGTCCAATTGGTGTCCCCGCCCTGGAGGCGTCGCCCAGGGTCGCCCACGCCCTGCTGTCCAACCGGGAGCCGGACGACTCAGAGCACCGGGGGGAGGACGAATGTATCG atgATCGCAGCAGCGAGTACGATGCTGTGGGACCTGAGGCCTCTCTGCAGGCGGTGGAAGACGATGCAG GGAGGCGACTGGACAGCATTTCTGGGCTGGATGAGTTCTTCCTGAAACGTGAGCCAGAGGATGACGATGGTCACCAGGCAACCATTGCTGAGTACCTGCAGCGCAGCGACACCGCCATCATTTACCCAGAAGCCCCGGAGGAGGTGACGCGCTTGAGCACGCCCGAGGCTGCCGGTCAGGATGAGAGCGAACATG ATATGCCTTCCAGTGCCACAGATGACTTCGCCCAGCTGCTCACCTGTCCGTACTGCGAGCGCGGCTACAAGCGACTGACGTCTTTGAAGGAGCACATCAAGTATCGACATGAGAACACAGAGGAGACCTTCACCTGCCTGCTGTGTGCAGAAACGTTCAACCAGAGAACCCAGCTGGAGCGGCACATGACCACACACAAACCCACTGTGGACCAG ccaCCGCTGCTCAGTGAGGGAGCTGCAAACCGCAAGTTCAAGTGCAGCGAGTGTGGAAAAGCCTTTAAATACAAGCATCACCTGAAGGAGCATCTCCGTATTCACAGCG GTGAGAAGCCATATGAATGCTCCAACTGCAAGAAGCGCTTCTCCCACTCGGGATCCTACAGTTCCCACATCAGCAGCAAGAAATGCATCGGTCTGGTTGCCCTTAATGGACGAGTACGCAATGGGAACAACAGCAAACCTGGCTCTTCCCCAAACTCCACAACATCCTCACCTGGAAGCCCCGCCTTGGCTCACCTCCGGCAAAAACTAGAGAATGGACGTCTCCTTGGCCTGCAAGACCAGCAAGGTCAGGTGGACATCAAAACCGAGCCAATGGACTTTAATGACTACCGGCTGCTAATGGCTTCACAGCATGGGTTTGGGGGACCAGGCGTCTACTTAAATGGTCGTAGTGGAAGCCCACTGGGTATCCATGGCTCCTCACAAAACTCCTTTCAACAACTGGGTGGCATGGGGATTGATCTCTCTCTGCTAGGATATGCTGGACCTCTCGGGAGCAGCCTAAGTGAGGTACAGAAGGTTCTCCAGATTGTGGACAACACTGTTTGCAggcagaagatggatggaaacCCAGAGGAGCTGTCCAAGCTTAGAGCCTATATGAAGGAGTTGGGTGCCCAGATGGAGGCACAGGCCAGCTTTCAGGTGATTGGCAGCACCAGTCCTACCAAGAGCATCATTGACTACACACTGGAGAAGGTCAATGAGGCTAAGAACCTTATCAATGACTCTAAGATGCAAGTGGATGTTAAGAAAGAGAAACCAAACCAATCAGTTGATCTCAGCGGTGAAGAAAAGTTCTCTGATGGACAAAACCAATTCCTAACATTTTCTTGCCAATACTGCAAGGAGATCTTCCCCGGACCCATCCCACTTCACCAACATGAGCGCTACCTGTGTAAAATGAACGAGGACATCAAAGCAGTCCTCCAGCATCCAGAAGGCAGTCCTGTTGGCTGCAGGGGGCTGATGACTGATGAACTGTCCCGTACTGAGAGGCCCCACAGCCCCACCAACCTTTTCAAGGACCACATGTCAGTGTTAAAGGCTTACTTTGCCATGAATGCTGACCCCAACTCCGAAGAACTGCTCAAGATTTCCCTTGCGGTTGGCCTTCCACAAGAACTGGTAAAAGATTGGTTTTCACAATGGAAAATTCAAAACAACCACATGGACAGTTTGAGGAAAAAGTTCCCGACTCCTGAGCGTGGGGGACCAGACCAGAGCTTGAGTCGGTCTCCAGGGTCCCTTCCTGTTATAGATTTACACAATGGCTTTATTAACACTGATCCCACCCACAGACTCACAAAGATCAATCAGTTTACAGCCAACAGGCAGACAAAGGGGGACAAACCAATTCATCCTGCTGATCCCTTGAGGAGCAACACTTCGTCACCTTTAAACCTGTCTTCCACCTCATCAAAACACTCCCAGAGTAGCTCTTACACTCCAAACAGCCTCACGTCTGAGGATGCCCATGGGGATACTCCTTTAGATTTGTCGCTGCCCAAACACATGGCACAGAAGCGACAAAAGCCAAATGGCTTCATCACCGAGCACAACGGCGAGGTGTCAGTACGTGAACAGGGTTCTGGATCTCTAGCACTGGTCAAGATCAAGAAGGAGGTCTTGGGCTCGGACAGTGGTGGGAGCTCTATCCATCAGCTGGAGAAAAGCACCAGCCCGATTTTTGGCATTAATCCCTTTGCTAGTGGTCCTGTGTACACTTCCTTGCCACCCCATGGGGCTTTTCCTCCACCCACCTTCATAAGTCCTGCTCAGGCCACCATCCCAGGCCTGAGGCCCTACGCCGGTCTTGACCCCATGAGCTTCCTGCCCCACATGGCCTACACCTATGCCACAGGGGCTGCAACGTTTGCAGAAATGCAGCATAGAAGAAAGTACCAACGGAAAGCAAGTTTCCAG GGGGAGCTGCTGGACGGGACGGCGGACTATCTGTCAGGCCTGGACGACCTGACAGACAGCGATTCGCTGCTCTCCAGGAAGAAGATTAAGAAGACTGAAAGTGGTATGTACGCGTGTGACTTGTGCGACAAAACATTCCAGAAGACCAGTTCCCTCCTAAGACACAAATATGAGCACACAG GTAAACGTCCACATCAGTGTCAGATCTGTAAGAAGGccttcaaacacaaacaccaccTCATCGAGCACTCACGGCTGCACTCAGGGGAGAAACCCTACCAGTGTGACAAGTGTGGGAAGCGTTTCTCCCATTCTGGTTCGTACTCACAGCACATGAACCATCGCTACTCTTACTGCAAGAGGGAGGCCGAGGAGCGCGAGGCGGCCGAGAGGGAGGCTAAGGTGGGAGGGCTGGCTGGAGGTCTGGAGCCCACCGAGTTGCTGATGAGAAGGGCCTATTTGCAAGGCTTGGGGCCTCTCGGATACTCGGATCCCGAGGAACAGCCAGAGGACGGCGGTGGTACCATCTTAAGGGAcggaagagagggaggaggacaGGAGGTGGGAGGAGTGGACAATAAGATGTACGAGGAGGTGACAGATGGACAGGAGGCAAGTTTCAggaacagagaggaggagggtgaCAGCAGGAGCCAGATGGACTCAATGATGGATGAAGGGGGCAAAGACTCAGCACAGCTGATGGACACTTGTTCACGAGAAGGGAAGACAGACGGAACGTTGGAGCAGGAGGACTGA
- the zeb2a gene encoding zinc finger E-box-binding homeobox 2a isoform X3, translated as MMAQSPRWKRRKQLNPRRKSVLNYDSVLETTSETDEDDQALLRDDSSFTGGAGDDEEAGSPIGVPALEASPRVAHALLSNREPDDSEHRGEDECIDDRSSEYDAVGPEASLQAVEDDAGRRLDSISGLDEFFLKREPEDDDGHQATIAEYLQRSDTAIIYPEAPEEVTRLSTPEAAGQDESEHDMPSSATDDFAQLLTCPYCERGYKRLTSLKEHIKYRHENTEETFTCLLCAETFNQRTQLERHMTTHKPTVDQPPLLSEGAANRKFKCSECGKAFKYKHHLKEHLRIHSGEKPYECSNCKKRFSHSGSYSSHISSKKCIGLVALNGRVRNGNNSKPGSSPNSTTSSPGSPALAHLRQKLENGRLLGLQDQQGQVDIKTEPMDFNDYRLLMASQHGFGGPGVYLNGRSGSPLGIHGSSQNSFQQLGGMGIDLSLLGYAGPLGSSLSEVQKVLQIVDNTVCRQKMDGNPEELSKLRAYMKELGAQMEAQASFQVIGSTSPTKSIIDYTLEKVNEAKNLINDSKMQVDVKKEKPNQSVDLSGEEKFSDGQNQFLTFSCQYCKEIFPGPIPLHQHERYLCKMNEDIKAVLQHPEGSPVGCRGLMTDELSRTERPHSPTNLFKDHMSVLKAYFAMNADPNSEELLKISLAVGLPQELVKDWFSQWKIQNNHMDSLRKKFPTPERGGPDQSLSRSPGSLPVIDLHNGFINTDPTHRLTKINQFTANRQTKGDKPIHPADPLRSNTSSPLNLSSTSSKHSQSSSYTPNSLTSEDAHGDTPLDLSLPKHMAQKRQKPNGFITEHNGEVSVREQGSGSLALVKIKKEVLGSDSGGSSIHQLEKSTSPIFGINPFASGPVYTSLPPHGAFPPPTFISPAQATIPGLRPYAGLDPMSFLPHMAYTYATGAATFAEMQHRRKYQRKASFQGELLDGTADYLSGLDDLTDSDSLLSRKKIKKTESGMYACDLCDKTFQKTSSLLRHKYEHTAAGWGGKNMFSSMSFRLWYKGEFGFCSCLCLSEDPEE; from the exons TTCTGAACTATGACAGTGTTCTGGAGACAACCTCGGAGACAGATGAGGACGACCAGGCGCTGCTCCGTGATGACAGCAGCTTCACTGGAGGAGCAGGAGATGATGAAGAGGCAGGCAGTCCAATTGGTGTCCCCGCCCTGGAGGCGTCGCCCAGGGTCGCCCACGCCCTGCTGTCCAACCGGGAGCCGGACGACTCAGAGCACCGGGGGGAGGACGAATGTATCG atgATCGCAGCAGCGAGTACGATGCTGTGGGACCTGAGGCCTCTCTGCAGGCGGTGGAAGACGATGCAG GGAGGCGACTGGACAGCATTTCTGGGCTGGATGAGTTCTTCCTGAAACGTGAGCCAGAGGATGACGATGGTCACCAGGCAACCATTGCTGAGTACCTGCAGCGCAGCGACACCGCCATCATTTACCCAGAAGCCCCGGAGGAGGTGACGCGCTTGAGCACGCCCGAGGCTGCCGGTCAGGATGAGAGCGAACATG ATATGCCTTCCAGTGCCACAGATGACTTCGCCCAGCTGCTCACCTGTCCGTACTGCGAGCGCGGCTACAAGCGACTGACGTCTTTGAAGGAGCACATCAAGTATCGACATGAGAACACAGAGGAGACCTTCACCTGCCTGCTGTGTGCAGAAACGTTCAACCAGAGAACCCAGCTGGAGCGGCACATGACCACACACAAACCCACTGTGGACCAG ccaCCGCTGCTCAGTGAGGGAGCTGCAAACCGCAAGTTCAAGTGCAGCGAGTGTGGAAAAGCCTTTAAATACAAGCATCACCTGAAGGAGCATCTCCGTATTCACAGCG GTGAGAAGCCATATGAATGCTCCAACTGCAAGAAGCGCTTCTCCCACTCGGGATCCTACAGTTCCCACATCAGCAGCAAGAAATGCATCGGTCTGGTTGCCCTTAATGGACGAGTACGCAATGGGAACAACAGCAAACCTGGCTCTTCCCCAAACTCCACAACATCCTCACCTGGAAGCCCCGCCTTGGCTCACCTCCGGCAAAAACTAGAGAATGGACGTCTCCTTGGCCTGCAAGACCAGCAAGGTCAGGTGGACATCAAAACCGAGCCAATGGACTTTAATGACTACCGGCTGCTAATGGCTTCACAGCATGGGTTTGGGGGACCAGGCGTCTACTTAAATGGTCGTAGTGGAAGCCCACTGGGTATCCATGGCTCCTCACAAAACTCCTTTCAACAACTGGGTGGCATGGGGATTGATCTCTCTCTGCTAGGATATGCTGGACCTCTCGGGAGCAGCCTAAGTGAGGTACAGAAGGTTCTCCAGATTGTGGACAACACTGTTTGCAggcagaagatggatggaaacCCAGAGGAGCTGTCCAAGCTTAGAGCCTATATGAAGGAGTTGGGTGCCCAGATGGAGGCACAGGCCAGCTTTCAGGTGATTGGCAGCACCAGTCCTACCAAGAGCATCATTGACTACACACTGGAGAAGGTCAATGAGGCTAAGAACCTTATCAATGACTCTAAGATGCAAGTGGATGTTAAGAAAGAGAAACCAAACCAATCAGTTGATCTCAGCGGTGAAGAAAAGTTCTCTGATGGACAAAACCAATTCCTAACATTTTCTTGCCAATACTGCAAGGAGATCTTCCCCGGACCCATCCCACTTCACCAACATGAGCGCTACCTGTGTAAAATGAACGAGGACATCAAAGCAGTCCTCCAGCATCCAGAAGGCAGTCCTGTTGGCTGCAGGGGGCTGATGACTGATGAACTGTCCCGTACTGAGAGGCCCCACAGCCCCACCAACCTTTTCAAGGACCACATGTCAGTGTTAAAGGCTTACTTTGCCATGAATGCTGACCCCAACTCCGAAGAACTGCTCAAGATTTCCCTTGCGGTTGGCCTTCCACAAGAACTGGTAAAAGATTGGTTTTCACAATGGAAAATTCAAAACAACCACATGGACAGTTTGAGGAAAAAGTTCCCGACTCCTGAGCGTGGGGGACCAGACCAGAGCTTGAGTCGGTCTCCAGGGTCCCTTCCTGTTATAGATTTACACAATGGCTTTATTAACACTGATCCCACCCACAGACTCACAAAGATCAATCAGTTTACAGCCAACAGGCAGACAAAGGGGGACAAACCAATTCATCCTGCTGATCCCTTGAGGAGCAACACTTCGTCACCTTTAAACCTGTCTTCCACCTCATCAAAACACTCCCAGAGTAGCTCTTACACTCCAAACAGCCTCACGTCTGAGGATGCCCATGGGGATACTCCTTTAGATTTGTCGCTGCCCAAACACATGGCACAGAAGCGACAAAAGCCAAATGGCTTCATCACCGAGCACAACGGCGAGGTGTCAGTACGTGAACAGGGTTCTGGATCTCTAGCACTGGTCAAGATCAAGAAGGAGGTCTTGGGCTCGGACAGTGGTGGGAGCTCTATCCATCAGCTGGAGAAAAGCACCAGCCCGATTTTTGGCATTAATCCCTTTGCTAGTGGTCCTGTGTACACTTCCTTGCCACCCCATGGGGCTTTTCCTCCACCCACCTTCATAAGTCCTGCTCAGGCCACCATCCCAGGCCTGAGGCCCTACGCCGGTCTTGACCCCATGAGCTTCCTGCCCCACATGGCCTACACCTATGCCACAGGGGCTGCAACGTTTGCAGAAATGCAGCATAGAAGAAAGTACCAACGGAAAGCAAGTTTCCAG GGGGAGCTGCTGGACGGGACGGCGGACTATCTGTCAGGCCTGGACGACCTGACAGACAGCGATTCGCTGCTCTCCAGGAAGAAGATTAAGAAGACTGAAAGTGGTATGTACGCGTGTGACTTGTGCGACAAAACATTCCAGAAGACCAGTTCCCTCCTAAGACACAAATATGAGCACACAG CAGCTGGTTGGGGAGGAAAAAACATGTTCAGCAGCATGAGTTTCAGACTGTGGTATAAGGGGGAATTTGgcttttgttcctgtttgtgtCTGAGTGAAGATCCAGAGGAATaa